In Schaalia sp. JY-X169, the following are encoded in one genomic region:
- a CDS encoding glycosyltransferase, producing MRRIQIVIGVHDERRPVRRAIESVISDEFADAIVVAHGIDPGLLDVPLDNPRVTLLECRSGRGKPGVAYNYGVERSSAPFVGHLGSDDWYNPGALTAMLEAAYRDEADFVLAPLGKAKSERGLRPITLRSQNLSGERDRLFYRTAPLGIGRREVMNNPRYKMTESVTSGMDLQASVAMWTDGLRISYKSMDPAYVVGSDAAERVSSRRRSLEEITEAPRLLLEQRWVWELPKQQRYGLAVKLLRSNMIDYAAMYSAHQAWRHGDEVLLRCLVDDIMQLSGVAIRALSANESRIIDEIRSGNPESIQRALARRRSSPLRERALPRNPLDALRHDSLLRRGLVTQAWRFAVRRGGGLD from the coding sequence ATGAGACGAATACAGATCGTCATTGGTGTTCACGACGAGCGCCGTCCGGTGCGCAGAGCTATCGAGAGCGTTATATCGGATGAGTTTGCGGATGCCATTGTTGTGGCCCACGGGATCGATCCAGGTCTGTTGGACGTGCCATTGGACAATCCTCGGGTAACTCTCCTGGAATGCCGCTCAGGTCGAGGTAAGCCGGGGGTTGCCTATAACTACGGTGTCGAACGATCCTCGGCACCCTTTGTTGGACACCTTGGGTCCGATGATTGGTATAACCCAGGTGCACTAACCGCGATGCTGGAGGCTGCCTACCGTGACGAGGCTGATTTCGTTTTAGCACCTCTTGGTAAGGCCAAAAGTGAACGAGGGTTGCGTCCCATCACTCTCAGAAGTCAGAATCTCAGTGGTGAGCGAGACCGGCTCTTTTACAGAACCGCCCCCCTAGGTATTGGGCGTAGGGAAGTCATGAACAATCCCAGATACAAAATGACCGAATCTGTAACGTCTGGAATGGATCTTCAAGCCAGCGTCGCAATGTGGACTGATGGTTTAAGGATCTCGTACAAATCTATGGATCCCGCCTATGTCGTTGGTTCGGATGCAGCAGAACGAGTGTCCAGCCGCCGCCGGTCTCTCGAGGAAATTACGGAGGCGCCAAGGCTACTGCTCGAGCAGCGCTGGGTTTGGGAACTGCCAAAGCAACAGCGATACGGTCTGGCAGTGAAACTACTCAGAAGCAACATGATCGACTATGCAGCTATGTATAGCGCGCATCAAGCGTGGCGCCACGGCGATGAGGTCCTACTCCGCTGTCTCGTGGATGACATTATGCAACTGTCCGGAGTGGCGATCAGGGCTCTGTCAGCCAATGAAAGCCGAATCATTGATGAGATAAGGAGTGGAAATCCAGAGAGCATTCAGCGTGCACTTGCTAGGCGACGGAGCAGTCCTCTGCGGGAGAGGGCACTTCCAAGAAACCCTCTTGATGCGCTCCGCCATGACTCCCTGCTTCGTCGCGGTTTGGTCACACAGGCGTGGAGGTTTGCCGTGAGGAGAGGTGGAGGACTTGATTAG
- a CDS encoding glycosyltransferase, producing the protein MRLLIGPANFAGQGNLWARAAEMLPAVQAVSVQPRAVGPIRYEADLTVSPHMAAHSRHWAKRNLELVKDQYTHVLVEAGYPVFGAAFGNDLVSEIKDLKRAGLTVGYIAHGSDVRKPAEHAQRDPFSPFLDMDAELLRHYERKADRNLSVLESVRVPEFVSTVDLLEFCPGATWLPTLVDDHRWSTRKGRFLASPDRKRPMVLHAPSQVGVKGSAMIDAVLTKLDVEGVVEYVRVQGIPSAQMPELVGGADVVVDQIGTGAYGVASLEAMTYGRVVVAGVWPSTRELLKSEFGQELPIVEADPKTLESVIRGLAADRGKRAQLGKRGIEFVEAVHSPQKVAEVLAPFLGVPMQPNWRDR; encoded by the coding sequence GTGCGGCTCCTGATTGGCCCGGCTAACTTTGCAGGGCAGGGCAACCTCTGGGCGCGCGCTGCCGAAATGCTACCGGCGGTCCAAGCAGTTAGCGTGCAGCCTCGAGCGGTCGGCCCAATTCGATATGAAGCAGACTTGACTGTCAGCCCCCATATGGCGGCACACTCGCGACATTGGGCCAAGAGGAACCTTGAGTTAGTCAAGGACCAATATACGCATGTGCTCGTGGAGGCTGGCTACCCAGTTTTTGGTGCCGCGTTTGGTAACGACCTGGTCAGTGAAATCAAAGACCTCAAGAGAGCGGGTTTGACCGTGGGTTACATTGCACATGGCTCAGACGTGCGGAAGCCGGCTGAGCATGCTCAACGGGATCCGTTCTCACCATTTCTCGACATGGATGCCGAGCTCCTGCGGCACTATGAGCGCAAAGCAGATAGAAACCTGTCGGTGCTGGAGAGCGTTCGAGTCCCAGAGTTTGTGTCCACAGTTGATCTCTTGGAGTTTTGTCCGGGCGCTACTTGGCTACCGACGCTCGTGGATGACCATCGGTGGTCAACTCGCAAGGGGAGGTTTCTCGCCTCGCCGGACAGAAAGCGCCCCATGGTACTTCATGCGCCCAGCCAGGTGGGGGTGAAGGGGTCCGCAATGATAGACGCGGTGCTCACGAAACTCGATGTAGAGGGGGTAGTTGAGTACGTGAGGGTTCAGGGAATACCATCGGCACAAATGCCTGAGCTCGTGGGAGGTGCAGATGTGGTAGTTGACCAGATAGGTACCGGCGCTTATGGAGTTGCTTCGCTGGAAGCAATGACTTATGGACGTGTCGTTGTTGCGGGGGTTTGGCCCTCCACGAGAGAGTTGCTGAAGTCTGAATTCGGTCAGGAACTGCCGATTGTTGAGGCAGATCCAAAGACCTTGGAGTCTGTAATTCGCGGGCTTGCGGCAGATCGAGGGAAACGTGCACAGCTAGGAAAGCGGGGCATTGAGTTTGTGGAGGCAGTTCACTCCCCACAGAAGGTCGCCGAAGTATTAGCGCCATTTCTAGGTGTGCCTATGCAACCGAACTGGAGAGACCGATGA
- a CDS encoding ABC transporter ATP-binding protein has protein sequence MKAAFVQFKRVQKYLPPGATRYIRIYVLISCLLTLLDVAALMLLALSLSSMLQGSEINIPVVNLSVGPDGYVWLILVVSCLILMKSALSLAQQWAATRKFTEFELGLGLRLFDAYIGAPWVVRLGRTSSRLVRMADVGVSAVVSGLILPIIALPASLLSSVLILVTLAVVRPLTAAIAVVYLGLIAYLLSAVLTRRAVVAGRVNRDYSYKVASLMTDMVGALKEITLRNKFDEVAEEVRRNRKHAARARANIQFLGSVPKFVMDAALIGGFLLVGVISFVLTHDMNEAISAVVLFAVGAMRLIPTLINLQTTNNNLNANQAQIRAVLRDMEDAEDYKAQREVLGKEPLDGDPQELRLKSVSFMYPTGEEPAVRDVSMTIKLGTRVGLVGESGSGKSTLVDIILGLLEPQEGSVMLDNQRLSDVLAAWRSRVGYVPQDVSLFDGSVAQNVALTWQGTIDREKVIECLKRAQLWDAIEKRPGGLDAGVGERGMGFSGGQRQRLGIARALYSDPYILIMDEATSALDTKTEAEVSKAIRALHGDVTVISVAHRLSTVKDVDQLFFMEDGLLLASGTFDEVVREVPTFREQARLAGLVADAT, from the coding sequence ATGAAGGCCGCCTTTGTGCAGTTCAAACGGGTTCAGAAGTATTTACCTCCCGGAGCCACCCGGTACATCCGCATTTACGTACTTATATCGTGCCTCCTGACACTTCTGGATGTCGCCGCACTAATGCTCCTGGCACTTTCACTTTCGTCGATGCTTCAAGGCTCCGAGATCAACATACCCGTAGTAAATCTTTCAGTTGGGCCCGATGGGTACGTCTGGCTCATTCTGGTTGTTTCGTGCCTAATTCTCATGAAGTCGGCGCTTTCGCTCGCTCAGCAATGGGCTGCCACGAGGAAGTTCACAGAATTCGAGCTTGGCCTAGGCCTCAGATTGTTTGACGCCTACATTGGTGCGCCGTGGGTCGTCCGGCTAGGACGCACCAGCTCCCGTTTGGTGAGAATGGCCGACGTTGGAGTGTCTGCCGTGGTCTCGGGCCTGATCCTTCCAATAATCGCTCTACCAGCTTCGCTGTTATCATCTGTTTTAATCCTGGTAACTTTGGCCGTGGTCCGGCCTTTGACCGCCGCGATCGCGGTGGTTTATCTGGGTTTGATCGCGTATCTTCTGTCAGCGGTACTGACGAGGAGGGCCGTTGTTGCGGGGCGTGTTAACCGCGACTATAGCTACAAAGTTGCATCGCTGATGACGGATATGGTCGGCGCTCTAAAGGAGATAACGCTCAGGAACAAGTTCGACGAGGTAGCTGAGGAAGTTCGCAGAAACCGCAAACATGCTGCGCGGGCGCGTGCCAACATCCAGTTCTTAGGTTCCGTTCCCAAGTTCGTCATGGACGCGGCCCTCATAGGAGGATTCCTCCTTGTCGGCGTGATTTCCTTCGTACTCACACACGACATGAACGAGGCAATCAGCGCAGTCGTCCTCTTTGCCGTAGGTGCAATGCGTCTGATACCGACGCTCATCAACTTGCAGACAACCAACAATAATCTGAACGCAAACCAAGCTCAGATTCGCGCAGTGCTTCGAGACATGGAAGATGCTGAGGACTACAAAGCACAGCGGGAAGTCTTGGGTAAAGAACCCCTTGACGGTGACCCTCAGGAGCTCCGGCTCAAGTCTGTTTCCTTCATGTACCCGACAGGAGAAGAGCCCGCAGTACGCGACGTTTCAATGACTATAAAGCTTGGCACACGCGTCGGCCTAGTTGGAGAATCAGGATCTGGAAAGTCAACTCTGGTAGATATTATCCTCGGTCTACTCGAGCCGCAGGAAGGTTCTGTCATGCTCGATAATCAGCGACTTTCCGACGTGCTGGCTGCATGGAGATCCCGCGTGGGGTATGTACCCCAAGATGTGTCGCTTTTCGACGGTTCTGTGGCGCAGAATGTTGCGCTTACGTGGCAGGGAACAATCGATCGGGAGAAGGTCATTGAATGTCTCAAGCGCGCTCAACTTTGGGACGCCATCGAGAAGCGTCCCGGTGGACTAGACGCCGGTGTAGGCGAGCGTGGAATGGGCTTCTCCGGCGGCCAACGACAACGCCTTGGTATAGCTCGGGCGCTCTACTCGGATCCATATATCTTGATAATGGACGAAGCAACCTCTGCGCTTGATACGAAGACCGAAGCCGAAGTCTCCAAGGCAATTCGGGCGCTGCACGGGGACGTAACTGTCATTTCGGTTGCGCACCGTCTGTCAACAGTTAAGGACGTGGATCAGCTGTTCTTTATGGAGGATGGACTCCTCTTGGCCTCAGGAACTTTCGATGAGGTAGTCAGGGAAGTGCCGACGTTCAGAGAACAGGCAAGGCTCGCCGGACTGGTTGCGGATGCCACCTAG